The Penaeus vannamei isolate JL-2024 chromosome 2, ASM4276789v1, whole genome shotgun sequence region gtccaggtttcactaccgtagagcaaaactggcattaccagggccctgaaaacccgtagcttggtccttctgcacaggtaccggcatctccaaatactcttgtcgagagagttcatgacccctgctgccaggccaatccgtcggCTGACTTTCtgttctgacagcccagagttatgaactgcactaccaaggtatgtaaagctctctgtgacttcaatgtcctcgccgcaagcacgtaccgactgaacaggttctcctagcaagtccccaaagtcctggatcttggtcttggtccaggagacctctagacccaagggcttcgcttcattactaaatgcatcgagggccaccactaaggtttccaaagactcagatagaattgcaacatcatcggcaaagtcaaggtctgtaaccttaatattacccagtgttgctccacaatgactttgaacagtagctctgcctagtatccagtccatgcaagtgttgaaagggTTGGTGCAacaacacagccttgcctcactcctgaactgactggaaagaagctcgacaggcccccaccacactttacatcactttcagtaccagtatataggtttgttATGAGTTCAATaattcttgttggaattcctctcagtctcaggatctcccagagtgattcccgatgtactgtatcgaacgccttcttgaggtcgatgtaggctgcaagcaacccacgtccgaactcacgacggcactccacaatgactcgaagtgcaaggatacggtctatggttgatttaccaggagtgaatccggattgctctggcctctgatgccttagtagatggtctctgatatgcctcagaaggatgcgggcaagaatcttgcctggtacactgagcagtgtgatgccgctgtgattgctgcagtcccatcggtcccccttcccctaccagaGCGGGAtgaccaccagcctttaacagttcagctgggatgccgtaaatacccgctgctttaccactcttcagcttggagatcgcctccctaacctcagctagggagggagggtcctcgctaatgggtgggtccggcagcggaatcacggcactacctgcatccaagttaactgctggagggtcaacctgatacaactgttcAAAGTATTTAGCCCAAcactccctcaccgcaacaggatctgagacgatctggccacctactaagcgaactgcagtcacctgtgaagagggcttggcgttcagttttctcagggcttggtatgcaggacgaaggtcattttaataagaaatggccttcaacctcctcagcaagattcctaataaactgttccttgtcccttcttaacagagaccgagttctgcgcacctgagaacggtgcaaatctcgatcccctgccagatgagccgcacggcaagcatcagtggcttccagtgtctcctgagagattgaattctgtcttgccctcgggcgttctccaatcgattcttgggctgcatcaagcgtttcacgcttgaaggtgtcccacagaagtacagggtccgtcaggttgtcaagcgctgtgaaccgatcagagattgtctcagcaaacctccgagcacactccctctccttcagcctgtccagatgaaacaccctagggtggtcattgggccgctggggagttttgaagtgtacccggagggtagccacaaccaatctatggtcagtaccacagaactcagcactcctgtacaccctgcagttctggaggatcctccaacgagtgctaacgagaatgtggtcgatctccttggttgcattacccgcatcgctgtaccatgtccaacgatgtgggtctgggcgctggtaccaggagccagaaatcctcaatttctgggatctagcaaaatcccggaaaaggagggaattctcgctgccggtatcaaatcccgaaccatgaggaccgactgacatatagccagctcgatcgcagccaaataccgcattgaagtcacccagaacaatacgaatatctcgccggggacaactgtctgccacggatgcaagtttggtgtagaacatctctttcacatgaAGTTCACAAACATCGGTacgagcgtacacagcaataatagacatgaagcccaaagacagcttcagtctcattaccattatacgctcatcgactggagcgACCTCTACACCGAGGGCTGGTGCCTAccagagacagctatggctactccctggagatggtgaccatcgctgcggcctgaccagtaataggtgtagccacctacactggtcgtgccgctgccaggtcttctcacctccgagagagtagCCACCCCcattctcagcctccccagttccctcgatagcaggggtatcCGATCATCCTGAcataaagagcggacgttccaagcccccatccTGACTTCCCActtgaggttaaccctcgggtagtcgctccgggtggacgccacctctgccatccccgccgacgctgccccacataaaaggcggcaggctgcgggacccttcatccacctgtggggttccctagggctttgccccacaagcttcatattgggctgtcGTCTgtcaggacgcaggcaggacgaggagttcgtgttcctattccgcgccccagcaaccaccctcccaatggggcccacagcccgcctctctcgctgggtgggagggacattacccctccccccagcatttccaattaaatgTCGCACTGCCAGtaggttattctctggggggaggaggactggcaaggcccaccacCCCCGAgtctcccattgaccccagggggcttagggtcaggagttagtacagggctaGGGCGTGTctacacgccggtgggccatgaccctgtatctctggggcctcctgctgctccgagatcccctgcagttcagcctgggaccgcaaggtgccagtttccatggggggccacgaggaggcactgcagaagtctcgatgatggagaggctatgaactggcaggggagacttatgcagcgctgctccctttttcgcacaaggctagccagcggtggcagctgcaagcgagaaggcatgcaagcactaaacactatctaggctaccacaccatcgcttcacaccaccctgcgcatgaagcacccacccatatctatatctatatatatctatatatatacatatatatatatacatatatatctatatccatatatatatatatatatgtatgtatgtatgtatatttatttatttatttatttatttatatatctatctatgtatttatatatatatatatatttatatatatatttatatatatatatatatatttatatatatatatttatatatatatatatttatatatatatacatatatatatatatatatatatatatatatatatatatatatatatgtatgtatgtatatatatttacatatatatatatatatatatatatgtatatatatatatatatatatatatatatatatatatatatatatatatatatatatatatatatatgcatgcatgcgtgcaaatattagataaatatagattcaCAAGTATTTGCGTGTGTTGCTTTttctgtaatatataaatatggattctaaatatatatatatatatatatatatatatatatatatatatatatatatatatatatatatatatatatatatatatatatatatatatatatatatatatatatatatatataatgcatatgtgtgtgtgtgctcgcgcatctccgtgtgtttttgtgtaatatacatacgagtatatgtatatctgtatatatacatatgtttgcatgtatatgtatttacatatatagtatacatacatatatatatatatatatatatatatatatatatgtgtgtgtgtgtgtgtgtgtgtgtgtgtgtgtgtgtgtgtgtttctgtgtctgtgtgtgtgtctgtgtgtgtgtgtgtctgtgcatacagagaagagggaaaaagagagagtacgaGGTTGATAGTAGATTCAGTATGCAAGTGCTGCGGCCATACTGCTGATGTTGCTTTGGACACAAATGCATCTCTTCATACACGTACAGATGAATATTTATTAACTAGTCTTCGTAAATAACCAACCATAGTTCCAAAGATATGTCCAGATACTTCAAATACTTCAGTTCTATTGACGTCACCACAAACTAGCCTGTGTTGCCCATCCGTGACAGCTGAGTCCCCATGACACAGCAGCAAAGACGCCGCTGCCTGCTATATAACAGCCGACTCAACATCCAGTCACCACACGACTTCACACCCTGTAGAAGTTTCAGTGCCACTTGGTTGTGAGTATTCGTTGAACatggaagttatatatatatatatatatatatatatatatatatatatatatatatatatatatatatatatatatatatatatatttacacacacacacacacatatatatacacacatatatgtatgcgtatatcatatataaatatatgtatatagatagatagatagatagatagatagatagatagatagatagatagatagatagatagatagatagatagatagatagatagatatagatagatagatagatgtatatatatatatatatatatatatatatatatatatatatatatatatatatatatatatatatgtgtgtgtgtgtgtatatataaatgtatatacatatatatatacatacatatatatatatatatatatatatatatatatatatatatatatatataatcaataattaATCTTCTCATAATTGAGatgtatatacagagaaaaacataattatatatatcatatttacatgtatttattcacatatcttgtttatatatacatatatacacatagatatatatatgtaaacacgcatCATTGTACATCATTAAagcatttatattatacatacatatatatatatatatatatatatatatatatatatatatatatatatatatatatatgtatgtatgtatgtatgtatgtatatataatatgaatgtgtctatctatctatctatctatctatctatctatatatatatatatatatatatatatatatatatatatatatgcatgtatatataatatgaatatgtgtatctatctatctacctatctatctatatctatatctatctatctatatatatatatacaatattcgaATATGAACGAATAggtaatcataaacacacacacacacacacacacacacacacacacacacacacacacacacacatataggtacatatgaacatagatatacatatatgtgtgtgcatgattacACTATTTACAGTATTTGTGTATCCTATGTTGATGGATAGTACTAAgctttacatatagatagatggatagatacgcataaatacacagatatatggaCAAGATCAGAAATAACCTATAAATATACCCAACATTGTGCCAGAGTGAGTCGCCATCGTTATCATGAAGCTGTTGATGCTGCAGGTGCTCGCCACCGCCATGGTGGCCGTTCAGGCTTGCAGAGAAAGGGGTAAGTTCCCGAGAGGTTTTCCTGATTCCAAACGACACTTATTGTTATAAGTTTTAGCCGAAGAAGGGAGAAGCCATTTAAAATTAGTTTCTTGGAACTTATCCAAAATCCATTATTCTTCTGTCTCTGAGTTCTCTCTATGCATGTGCAAAGAACAACGAACGTGCGCTCAGTATGGCAGTGAGAGCCACAGCATGTCAGGCACAGAGGTCAATCACCATCCCCACGTGTCCGAATGTGTAATTGAATCTGAATTCAAGCATTCGCTGAGGACGAAGCCACGCGCCTAAAGACACTGGTCTTTCAAATCTCATTGTATCCCATGAACTTAATCATCACCGCTTTTATATGGAAGGGTAATTCCTCCTTGCAGTTTCAATGTGGAAAATTAGGGGATTTCACTATTAACTGACTCATAATGAAATGCATCATTAAGGCATTTACTTTGTTAACTAGAAATTCATAATCAGACGCGTAATTAACGTTATAATTCTCATACTAGCTTCACATGATTACATTAGTATGCAGTGAAAAGGTATAGTATACTAAGATATGAAGTAAAATACTAACTTGTAAAACAACTATAAAAATCTGAAACCAGTTTCATTTGCAAAATATTTTCATACAAACTAAACTTGAATCATCCTCTTGAACAGGTGAATGCCACGAACTGATGCACGATGTGATGCACAAGGAAAACATGATGGAAATCATAGGAACCTGTATGGAGGAAAATGGAATCGTCCCTGACCTGGGAGGTGAGTAATTGGCGAATGACATTTGACATATTAGGGATATTGTTACCTATGCCACTGGAATCACGCAATATCCACATTATCGTTTTGTGGAGAGTGCTTAAgcataaagattataattatttacattattatcattcacacaatactaataacatcaaaataaaaaagtggCATATTTCCgaaaattaagaaaagggaaaacaagtgAGAAGTAGAACTAGGTGACCCGTCATCTATGTGTAAACTATTGATGAACTGTGCATATAAGGTTGAGAGATTCCGCATATCTGCTGAACATTGAATGAAATTAATCAATGTAAAAATGAAATACCCAAAGAGCGCAGACCTGGTCGAGGTGGCCGCAGAGGCAGCAGAGGAGGCCGCAGAGGAAAGAGAAGTCCTCGTTTCATGCGCTTCATTTCAACTCTTCCTGAAGAAAATCAAACAGCCCTGGCCGAGTGCATCTTCGAAAAGGAAGGTCTTCTCACAGTGAGTTGGCGTCGCTCTTTATGCATATAAACTTCACACCAATGTAAGTCTTTATCAGCTAACTGGAAGTAAcaaacttttcatatatatatatatatatatatatatatatatatatatatatatatatatatatatatatatatatatatatatatactttaccatCTCCATATAAACAGATTGAATGCAATATTAATAGATTCATCTATGTCATCACAATTTGAATTCATGCCAGTATTTCATCATACAATCTTATATACAAAAAGGACGATGGTTTGTTCGATGCGACGACGTTCAAAGACGACTTGATCGCCAAGTTGGAAGCAGCAGACCAAACTACAGAAGCAGAAGCTATGCTGGCTGCCATTGAGGACGGAGACTGTGTGCTCGAAGAGGGCGAACCTAGCGTAAGGCTTCCAAACTCGCCTCAAAGATATAACCAACTGCCAACAATGATCTTCGAccttttccataaaaaaaaaaaaatcttgtaattGTATGAGATTACCTTAATGTCGACGTTTTTATTCTAGTATTTTAAACCCCGCAATTGTTTGTATTAATGGTTACGTTCTATTTATCCGCAGTTGATGGTGCTCTTCGATTTCATAGGATGCCTCAAAGATGAGTGTGAAGACGCAACCGATCCTGAAGCTGAAGAAGTATAACAAAGGACACGGAAAATGAAAGCAACACACCGGAAATCCTATCGACTTGTTATCCAATCCTTTTTTTCGCTCCTCTCAAATTGATATTTGAATTTGGAAATGCCGATTCGATTC contains the following coding sequences:
- the LOC113814725 gene encoding uncharacterized protein — translated: MKLLMLQVLATAMVAVQACRERGECHELMHDVMHKENMMEIIGTCMEENGIVPDLGERRPGRGGRRGSRGGRRGKRSPRFMRFISTLPEENQTALAECIFEKEGLLTDDGLFDATTFKDDLIAKLEAADQTTEAEAMLAAIEDGDCVLEEGEPSLMVLFDFIGCLKDECEDATDPEAEEV